One window of the Paenibacillus beijingensis genome contains the following:
- a CDS encoding 5'-nucleotidase C-terminal domain-containing protein: MKLGRIDFYPFSGQARKIAALAISGALALQLTGIGFVSAHSGTADTSKPNLVGEAYEKSKHPLTETTLTIVHDTHFHGNYGNAGQEENISNYFGVVNQIRNQQPNSLFIANGDDLATSVLSSTFKGRHIVDAFNAGKVDVDTFGNHDFDMGPDQLAERVKESQFTWVSANVIDKRTNDVFAATQGAKRYVIKEVNGVKVGITGLINEEAPEITSMGENAFVLPAVEAMKKIVPEMKQAGAQLIVVSSHLASPDARVVAEEVDGIDLIVGDHAAFAYESPEKIHDTLLWFIGDEFEFVGEINLQVKEGKIADFNYKRHTVKEEAAKAGFQPDAAVKAVMDKYNSELSKELSIVIGKTGTELDVMKASQRNGETAIGSFITDSVRAYTNADVALINGGGIRADRVFPAGDLTKQDIMDAMPFTNYVVKIEVTGKQLMQALENGVSEIEKGAGRFAQVSGMAYSFNPELPAGSRIVTATVGGKPIDPDKTYTLATVDFIANGGDGYEMFKDANVLLDANAGPLLSGLIIEAIQKQGAIAPKTDGRIAVSQSKPKETEPAKPVESTKPAVPAKPTKPAEPSKPAKPAKPSTPAKPALPAKTEIIYIVHKGDWLSKIAPKYGLTWQELAEYNRLSDPDFIVVGQKLRIPIQAQK; encoded by the coding sequence ATGAAACTGGGGAGAATCGACTTCTATCCGTTTTCGGGACAAGCCCGCAAGATTGCAGCGCTGGCTATATCAGGGGCGCTGGCGCTTCAACTGACGGGAATCGGTTTTGTTTCTGCGCACAGCGGTACCGCCGATACATCCAAGCCTAATCTCGTAGGAGAAGCTTACGAGAAGTCAAAGCATCCTCTTACGGAAACGACACTCACGATTGTACATGACACGCACTTCCACGGAAACTACGGAAATGCCGGCCAAGAGGAGAATATCAGCAATTATTTCGGCGTTGTCAACCAAATCCGCAATCAGCAGCCGAACAGCCTGTTCATCGCCAATGGCGACGATTTGGCTACTTCGGTACTGTCCTCGACGTTCAAAGGGCGGCATATCGTGGACGCGTTTAACGCGGGAAAAGTGGATGTCGATACGTTCGGCAATCATGACTTCGATATGGGTCCGGATCAGCTGGCGGAACGGGTAAAGGAGAGTCAGTTCACCTGGGTCAGCGCCAACGTGATCGATAAGCGGACGAATGACGTTTTCGCCGCCACGCAAGGGGCCAAACGTTATGTCATCAAAGAAGTGAACGGCGTAAAGGTTGGTATCACCGGCCTGATTAATGAAGAAGCGCCCGAAATTACGTCGATGGGCGAGAATGCCTTCGTGCTGCCGGCTGTCGAAGCGATGAAGAAAATCGTACCGGAGATGAAGCAGGCCGGGGCTCAGCTCATTGTCGTTTCCTCCCATTTGGCAAGCCCTGATGCCCGCGTCGTTGCGGAAGAAGTCGACGGAATCGACCTCATAGTCGGCGACCATGCGGCGTTCGCGTATGAAAGCCCCGAGAAAATCCACGATACGCTGCTCTGGTTCATTGGGGACGAATTTGAATTTGTCGGGGAAATTAACCTGCAGGTGAAGGAAGGCAAAATCGCCGATTTCAACTACAAACGCCATACGGTCAAGGAAGAGGCGGCGAAAGCCGGCTTCCAGCCCGATGCGGCGGTCAAAGCGGTTATGGATAAATACAACAGCGAGCTTTCGAAGGAATTGTCTATTGTCATCGGCAAAACCGGAACCGAGCTGGACGTGATGAAAGCGTCCCAGCGCAATGGGGAAACCGCCATCGGCAGCTTTATCACCGATTCGGTGCGGGCTTATACGAATGCCGACGTTGCCTTGATCAACGGCGGAGGCATTCGTGCGGATCGGGTGTTCCCGGCCGGTGATCTGACCAAACAGGATATTATGGATGCGATGCCGTTCACAAACTATGTGGTCAAGATCGAAGTTACCGGCAAGCAGCTGATGCAGGCGCTTGAGAACGGGGTCAGCGAAATCGAGAAGGGCGCCGGGCGCTTCGCGCAAGTGAGCGGCATGGCGTACAGCTTCAACCCCGAGTTGCCGGCGGGAAGCAGGATTGTCACAGCGACGGTCGGCGGCAAACCGATCGATCCGGACAAGACGTATACGCTTGCCACTGTCGATTTCATTGCCAATGGCGGCGATGGTTACGAGATGTTCAAGGACGCCAACGTGCTTCTTGATGCCAATGCGGGTCCGCTGTTGTCAGGCTTGATCATTGAGGCGATCCAGAAGCAAGGAGCGATTGCACCGAAAACGGACGGCCGGATCGCGGTCAGCCAATCGAAACCGAAGGAAACCGAACCGGCGAAGCCTGTCGAATCGACGAAACCGGCTGTACCGGCAAAGCCGACAAAACCGGCTGAACCGTCGAAACCGGCGAAACCGGCGAAACCGTCAACACCAGCCAAGCCGGCCCTACCTGCCAAAACTGAAATCATCTACATCGTGCACAAAGGAGACTGGTTGTCCAAGATCGCGCCGAAGTATGGGTTGACCTGGCAGGAGCTCGCCGAATACAACCGCCTGTCCGACCCGGATTTTATCGTCGTCGGCCAGAAGCTCCGCATCCCGATACAGGCACAAAAATAG
- a CDS encoding ABC transporter ATP-binding protein, which yields MKKLVEAEGMTKHFPVRTGLFGKQGPPVKAVDNVSFDIFEGETLGIVGESGCGKSTTGRMLIRLTEPTSGAIRFDGRPLTGMDARELKRARRQFQMVFQDPYASLNPRMTVRRILEEPMVTHGLFRGGRDSKINELLDAVGISQAAGDRYPHQFSGGQRQRIGIARALAVEPKFIVADEPVAALDVSIQAQIVNLLVDLQQRYNLTCLFIAHDLGVVQYVSRRVGVMYLGKLVELGPSARLYERPLHPYTKALLSAVPETDPRQRKERILLQGELPSPVAPPSGCRFHPRCPLATERCRLEEPALRELESGHSSACHYAERLQGDSAGYSLTEI from the coding sequence ATGAAGAAGCTTGTGGAAGCCGAAGGGATGACGAAGCATTTTCCGGTCCGAACCGGTTTGTTCGGCAAACAGGGTCCTCCGGTAAAAGCGGTGGACAACGTCAGCTTCGATATATTCGAGGGGGAGACGCTCGGGATCGTCGGCGAATCCGGGTGCGGCAAGTCGACGACGGGCCGGATGCTGATCCGCCTGACCGAGCCGACCTCGGGTGCGATCCGGTTTGACGGCCGTCCGCTGACCGGCATGGACGCCCGCGAACTGAAGCGGGCCCGCAGGCAGTTTCAGATGGTATTTCAGGATCCGTATGCGAGCCTGAATCCGCGCATGACCGTCAGGAGAATTCTGGAGGAGCCGATGGTGACGCACGGTTTATTCAGAGGCGGCCGCGACAGCAAAATCAATGAACTATTGGATGCGGTAGGCATTTCGCAAGCCGCGGGGGACCGCTACCCGCACCAATTCTCGGGCGGGCAGCGGCAGCGGATCGGCATTGCGCGCGCGCTTGCCGTCGAGCCCAAATTCATTGTCGCCGACGAGCCGGTCGCCGCGCTTGATGTTTCTATCCAGGCGCAGATCGTGAACCTGCTGGTCGACCTGCAGCAGCGGTATAATCTCACCTGCCTGTTTATCGCGCATGATCTCGGCGTCGTGCAATACGTCAGCCGGCGGGTCGGCGTCATGTATCTCGGCAAGCTCGTCGAGCTGGGGCCGAGCGCCCGTCTGTACGAGCGCCCGCTCCACCCTTATACGAAGGCGCTGCTTTCCGCCGTACCCGAGACCGATCCGCGGCAGCGGAAGGAACGCATCCTGCTTCAAGGCGAGCTGCCGAGCCCTGTCGCTCCGCCTTCCGGCTGCCGTTTCCATCCCCGCTGTCCGCTTGCGACGGAGCGGTGCCGGCTTGAGGAGCCGGCGCTGCGCGAGCTGGAAAGCGGCCACTCATCGGCCTGCCATTATGCCGAGCGTCTTCAGGGCGATTCGGCGGGATACAGTCTAACAGAGATTTGA
- a CDS encoding ABC transporter substrate-binding protein has protein sequence MKRWMVVILGMMLALIAACSDGGTKGANTGDAGVQAGNSANEQTNTSGSTPAAGPKVLRVAIQAEGKTLDPHLAADAGSIHLIENMYNSLMSYTKNYGEVVPGLAQSYTISEDELTYTFKLHQGVKFHNSDKEVTSEDVKYSINRIVEQKVHASEFELVSSVETPDPYTIVIKLKQPMAPFLSYLAHPMNAIVNKDVVEANGGKLDGADAGSGPFQLEEWKKDQQLVLKKNPNYFEQGLPYLDQVIFKPITDETARTTAIRNGEIDLILETTAKENEVLAKEQDVKLESVPGTFWEYVGINAKDPALKDPKVRQAIAYAIDRQQINQLVKFGKATVLDGANIPPNHWAFPDLKLYEKRDVEKAKQLLQEAGAANLKLTIKAGSDWDYQVQAAQIVKQQLKDIGIEVTVQAQESGVFFDALGKGDFQMDVVGWSGFVDPDEYLYNIFHTGGAWNQQGYSNPEVDKLLEQGRTTVGDDARKEIYKQAQKLIAEDAPMVFLYMNERTAAYRTSVSGFEVEPTVSTISLKRTDIK, from the coding sequence ATGAAAAGATGGATGGTCGTCATATTAGGAATGATGCTGGCGCTAATTGCGGCATGTTCCGATGGCGGAACGAAAGGCGCGAATACGGGCGATGCCGGCGTACAAGCCGGGAACAGCGCGAATGAACAGACGAATACGTCCGGGAGTACGCCGGCCGCAGGGCCCAAAGTGCTGCGCGTCGCGATTCAGGCCGAAGGGAAGACGCTCGATCCGCACTTGGCAGCCGACGCCGGCTCCATTCACCTGATCGAGAACATGTATAATTCGCTCATGTCCTATACGAAGAATTACGGTGAGGTCGTGCCGGGCCTTGCCCAGTCGTATACGATTTCCGAGGATGAGCTGACGTATACGTTCAAGCTGCACCAAGGCGTTAAATTTCACAACTCCGATAAAGAAGTGACTTCCGAAGACGTTAAATATTCCATTAACCGCATTGTGGAACAGAAGGTCCATGCCAGTGAATTCGAGCTGGTATCCTCCGTAGAAACGCCGGACCCCTACACGATCGTAATCAAGCTGAAGCAACCGATGGCGCCGTTTCTTTCCTACTTGGCTCATCCGATGAACGCGATCGTGAACAAGGATGTCGTTGAAGCAAACGGCGGCAAGCTCGACGGCGCCGATGCCGGCAGCGGGCCGTTCCAGCTGGAGGAATGGAAGAAAGACCAGCAGCTCGTACTGAAGAAAAACCCGAATTACTTTGAGCAGGGGCTGCCGTATCTCGATCAGGTTATTTTCAAGCCGATCACCGATGAAACGGCCCGTACGACGGCAATCCGCAACGGCGAGATCGACCTGATCCTCGAAACGACCGCCAAGGAAAACGAAGTGCTCGCCAAAGAGCAGGACGTCAAGCTGGAATCGGTGCCGGGTACGTTCTGGGAATATGTAGGCATCAATGCGAAAGATCCGGCCTTGAAGGATCCGAAGGTGCGCCAGGCAATCGCTTACGCCATCGACCGCCAGCAGATCAACCAGCTCGTCAAATTCGGCAAGGCAACGGTGCTGGACGGCGCCAATATTCCGCCCAACCACTGGGCATTCCCGGACCTCAAGCTGTATGAGAAGCGGGACGTAGAGAAAGCCAAGCAGCTGCTGCAGGAAGCGGGCGCTGCGAATTTGAAGCTGACGATCAAAGCGGGCTCCGACTGGGATTATCAGGTTCAGGCTGCACAAATCGTGAAGCAGCAATTGAAGGATATCGGCATCGAGGTAACGGTGCAAGCCCAGGAATCCGGCGTTTTCTTCGACGCTCTCGGCAAAGGAGACTTCCAAATGGATGTCGTCGGCTGGTCCGGCTTCGTCGATCCCGATGAGTATCTGTACAACATTTTCCATACGGGCGGAGCCTGGAATCAGCAGGGCTACTCCAACCCCGAGGTCGACAAGCTGCTGGAGCAGGGCCGTACGACGGTCGGGGACGATGCGCGCAAAGAAATTTACAAGCAGGCGCAGAAGCTGATTGCGGAAGACGCGCCGATGGTGTTCCTGTACATGAACGAGCGCACGGCAGCCTACCGCACGAGCGTATCCGGCTTTGAAGTGGAGCCGACGGTGTCGACGATTTCCTTGAAGCGTACGGACATCAAGTAA
- a CDS encoding glycoside hydrolase family 78 protein, whose translation MLTVTGVRCEYMKNPIGIDVRRPRISWKLKSDQRAVLQSAYRIQVAEDGRFQTIVWDSGKVQSAQSVHVELDGLEVRSRRRYHYRVMVWNRDETNSGWSDPAFWETGLLNADEWKAQWIGTPLDVIAMDSGQSPMMRKAFTVEGTVKQATIYASALGLYELEINGRRVGDYYFTPGWTSYNYRLQIQAYEVTELLRQGDNAVGALLGKGWFSGRLAWEGRRNIYGDRSALLVQLHILFEDGKEMVVMSDGSWKTAGSPVLMSEIYDGETYDARLEQPGWSSPGFEDGQWKAVEIIPHSTEILIAQENEPVRKMEEIKPIALIKTPRGETVLDMGQNMVGWLRFSVTGEAGHEAVIHHAEVLDQEGNFYTDNLRSAKQEIRYIAKGGEKVTFEPHFTFHGFRYVRLTGFDEQVDLDDFTGIVLHSDMAPAGSFRCSDALVNQLQHNIEWGMKGNFLDVPTDCPQRDERLGWTGDAQMFIRTAAFLKNVAPFFTKWLRDLKTDQTGDGGVPHVIPHILNDKAHSSAAWGDASVICPWTLYLIYGDKRILEEQYDSMKAWVSYIRNQGDNEFLWNTGFHYGDWLGLDSKPDTYVGATDKDFIATAFYLYSVSLLRKTAAVLNKADDVRIYGELYRNIQAAFTEEFVTPSGRMSVPTQTAQVLALMFGLLDGKAKERAIGKLAELIEESSYHLTTGFVGTPYLNHVLSANGLHDVACKLLFREDYPSWLYQVKKGATTVWEHWDGIKEDGSFWSNRMNSFNHYAYGAIGDWLYRCIAGIDTDEEEAGYKRIIIRPQPPEGLTWAEGRLETMYGEIRCYWKKLQQGNMEMQAAVPPNTTAEIWLPGARPETATESGQSLEQSAGITKIESRETGIVLNAGSGEYRFLW comes from the coding sequence ATGCTAACCGTTACCGGAGTGCGCTGCGAATATATGAAAAATCCGATCGGAATCGATGTCAGGCGTCCGCGCATCAGCTGGAAATTGAAATCGGATCAAAGAGCAGTGCTGCAGTCCGCATACCGCATCCAAGTTGCGGAAGATGGCCGTTTCCAAACGATCGTGTGGGATTCGGGCAAAGTCCAATCGGCGCAGTCCGTTCATGTGGAGCTGGATGGTCTGGAAGTCCGTTCGCGCCGCCGCTATCATTACCGGGTGATGGTCTGGAACCGGGACGAGACGAATTCCGGCTGGTCCGACCCCGCCTTCTGGGAGACGGGACTGTTGAACGCGGATGAGTGGAAAGCGCAGTGGATCGGGACTCCTCTGGATGTGATTGCTATGGATTCGGGGCAATCTCCCATGATGCGCAAAGCTTTCACAGTCGAGGGGACTGTGAAACAAGCGACTATTTATGCGTCCGCTCTCGGGTTATATGAACTGGAGATCAACGGCCGAAGAGTCGGCGATTATTATTTCACGCCCGGATGGACCAGCTACAATTATCGTCTGCAAATACAAGCCTACGAGGTGACGGAACTGCTGCGGCAGGGAGACAATGCCGTCGGCGCTTTGCTCGGCAAAGGGTGGTTCAGCGGGAGATTGGCCTGGGAAGGCCGCAGGAACATCTATGGAGACCGATCGGCGCTGCTGGTTCAACTGCATATTCTTTTTGAGGACGGAAAAGAAATGGTCGTGATGTCGGACGGGAGCTGGAAGACGGCCGGCAGCCCCGTTCTGATGTCGGAAATTTATGATGGCGAAACGTACGATGCCCGTCTGGAGCAGCCGGGCTGGAGCTCGCCCGGATTCGAAGACGGCCAGTGGAAAGCGGTCGAGATCATTCCCCATTCTACGGAAATTCTGATCGCCCAGGAGAATGAGCCGGTAAGGAAGATGGAAGAAATCAAGCCGATCGCGCTGATCAAGACGCCGCGAGGCGAGACCGTGCTCGACATGGGACAAAATATGGTCGGATGGCTCCGCTTCTCGGTTACGGGCGAAGCCGGCCATGAGGCGGTCATTCATCATGCCGAAGTGCTCGACCAGGAAGGCAACTTCTACACCGACAACCTCCGTTCCGCGAAGCAGGAAATCCGCTATATTGCGAAGGGAGGGGAGAAGGTGACGTTCGAGCCGCATTTCACCTTTCATGGCTTCCGGTATGTCAGGCTGACCGGTTTCGATGAACAAGTCGATTTGGATGATTTTACGGGTATCGTGCTCCATTCCGATATGGCGCCAGCCGGTTCGTTCCGGTGCTCCGACGCGCTGGTCAATCAACTGCAGCACAACATTGAATGGGGAATGAAAGGGAACTTTCTCGACGTGCCGACGGACTGCCCGCAGCGCGATGAGCGGCTCGGCTGGACGGGCGATGCCCAAATGTTCATTCGAACGGCCGCTTTCCTGAAAAACGTCGCGCCGTTCTTCACCAAATGGCTTCGCGACTTGAAGACGGACCAAACCGGGGATGGAGGCGTTCCTCACGTCATTCCCCATATATTGAACGATAAGGCGCACTCGTCCGCCGCTTGGGGGGATGCCTCCGTCATTTGTCCGTGGACGCTCTACCTGATCTACGGCGACAAGCGGATATTGGAAGAGCAATACGATAGCATGAAAGCCTGGGTGTCTTATATCCGAAATCAGGGGGACAACGAGTTTCTATGGAATACGGGCTTCCATTACGGCGATTGGCTCGGACTGGATTCCAAGCCGGACACTTATGTCGGAGCGACCGACAAGGACTTTATCGCGACAGCTTTCTATCTGTATTCCGTATCGCTTCTGCGCAAAACGGCGGCTGTCCTGAACAAGGCCGATGACGTGCGCATTTATGGGGAGCTGTACCGGAACATCCAAGCCGCATTTACAGAGGAATTCGTTACTCCATCGGGCCGAATGTCAGTGCCGACCCAGACGGCTCAAGTGCTGGCGCTCATGTTCGGCTTGCTGGATGGAAAAGCCAAGGAACGGGCGATCGGCAAGCTTGCAGAGCTGATCGAGGAGAGCAGCTATCACCTGACGACCGGCTTTGTCGGCACCCCTTATCTGAACCATGTCCTAAGCGCGAACGGGCTTCATGACGTGGCGTGCAAACTGCTTTTCCGGGAGGATTATCCTTCCTGGCTGTACCAGGTGAAGAAAGGCGCGACGACGGTGTGGGAGCATTGGGACGGAATCAAGGAGGACGGCAGCTTCTGGAGCAATAGAATGAACTCCTTCAATCATTATGCTTACGGAGCGATCGGAGACTGGCTGTACCGCTGCATCGCCGGGATCGACACGGATGAGGAGGAAGCGGGCTACAAGCGCATCATCATCCGGCCTCAGCCCCCCGAAGGATTGACATGGGCCGAAGGGCGCCTTGAAACGATGTATGGTGAAATCCGATGCTATTGGAAGAAGCTCCAGCAGGGGAACATGGAAATGCAAGCCGCGGTTCCGCCCAATACGACGGCTGAAATATGGCTGCCGGGCGCACGGCCGGAAACGGCAACGGAAAGCGGACAATCATTGGAGCAATCGGCCGGGATCACCAAGATTGAAAGTCGGGAGACGGGGATCGTGCTGAATGCGGGGTCGGGAGAATATCGTTTTCTCTGGTAA
- a CDS encoding DUF1028 domain-containing protein → MPILINPHRAMPDFYCNTFAIIARCPDTKQFGAAVASKFPGVGAYSPVIDPEAGIVATQGWVNPTLGPLGIELLRGGMTANEVLNKLLLEDPGRELRQVSVVDRFGNCAAYTGRENDDVKGHLIRDQFCISGNLLANDSVMGAMEKAYALCDGDFADRLLAALQAGSRAGGDRRGKQSAAIKVAAIAGFPFIDFRVDDHPEPVDELERIYRDNKSVLIDQYYDWVDAVKQGIPLEKKG, encoded by the coding sequence ATGCCTATTCTGATCAATCCGCATCGGGCAATGCCCGACTTCTATTGCAATACGTTTGCTATCATAGCCCGCTGTCCGGACACGAAGCAGTTCGGTGCGGCAGTCGCCTCCAAGTTCCCCGGGGTCGGCGCCTATTCTCCGGTCATCGACCCCGAGGCCGGCATCGTCGCGACGCAGGGGTGGGTCAATCCGACCCTTGGACCGCTCGGGATCGAGCTGCTGCGCGGGGGGATGACGGCGAATGAAGTGCTGAACAAGCTGCTCCTCGAGGATCCGGGGCGGGAGCTGAGGCAGGTGTCCGTCGTCGACCGGTTCGGCAATTGCGCCGCCTATACAGGCAGGGAAAACGACGATGTGAAAGGTCATCTGATCCGGGATCAATTCTGCATCTCCGGCAATCTGCTGGCGAACGACTCCGTTATGGGTGCCATGGAAAAGGCGTACGCATTATGCGATGGCGATTTCGCAGACCGGCTGCTGGCCGCGCTGCAGGCGGGCTCGCGGGCGGGCGGCGACAGACGGGGCAAGCAGTCCGCAGCCATCAAAGTGGCGGCGATCGCCGGCTTTCCGTTCATCGACTTTCGGGTCGACGACCATCCGGAGCCGGTCGATGAGCTTGAACGCATTTACAGGGACAACAAAAGCGTGCTGATCGATCAGTACTACGACTGGGTGGATGCCGTGAAGCAGGGCATTCCTTTGGAAAAGAAGGGTTAA
- a CDS encoding ABC transporter ATP-binding protein: protein MTENGQAVLQVENLRCHFRTRKGLVKAVDGVSFSVGRGEILGVVGESGCGKSVTSQAIMRLIGGRKNETVEGRIAFHGRDLLSLREEQMRQLRGNRLAMIFQDPMTSLNPVYTVGRQVAEVPEIHARASRRSAWDTAVAMLRQVGIPAPESRAKDYPHQFSGGMRQRAVIAMSLASQAELLIADEPTTALDVTTQAQILELMKRLRDERGLSIILITHDLGVVAETCDTVAVMYAGMIVEQAPVGELFAGPRHPYTQGLLSSIPKPGSRERLVPIEGQPPSLLDLPSGCRFASRCPYVMDKCGGRIPPLFEAGPGHRSACWLEEERR, encoded by the coding sequence ATGACCGAAAACGGACAGGCGGTCCTTCAAGTCGAAAATCTCCGCTGCCACTTCCGGACCCGCAAGGGGCTCGTGAAAGCGGTCGACGGCGTCAGCTTCAGCGTGGGCCGCGGCGAAATCTTGGGCGTAGTCGGCGAGTCCGGGTGCGGCAAGAGCGTGACATCGCAAGCAATCATGCGGCTGATCGGCGGCCGCAAGAACGAGACGGTGGAGGGGCGAATCGCGTTCCATGGCCGCGATCTGCTGTCGCTTCGGGAAGAGCAGATGCGGCAGCTGCGCGGCAATAGGCTCGCCATGATTTTTCAGGATCCGATGACGTCGTTGAATCCGGTTTATACCGTGGGCCGCCAGGTGGCGGAAGTGCCGGAAATTCATGCCCGGGCAAGCCGCCGAAGCGCGTGGGATACCGCCGTCGCCATGCTGCGGCAGGTCGGCATTCCTGCGCCGGAGTCGCGGGCAAAAGATTATCCGCACCAGTTCAGCGGCGGGATGCGCCAGCGCGCGGTCATTGCGATGTCGCTCGCTTCGCAGGCCGAGCTGCTCATTGCCGACGAGCCGACGACGGCTCTCGATGTGACGACGCAGGCGCAAATACTGGAGCTGATGAAGCGGCTCCGCGACGAACGCGGCTTGTCGATCATCCTGATCACGCACGACCTTGGCGTCGTGGCGGAGACGTGCGACACCGTTGCCGTCATGTATGCCGGCATGATCGTGGAACAAGCGCCGGTCGGCGAATTATTCGCGGGTCCGCGCCATCCGTATACGCAGGGGCTGCTGTCTTCCATCCCGAAGCCGGGCAGCCGGGAGCGGCTCGTTCCGATCGAGGGGCAGCCGCCGAGCCTGCTCGATCTGCCGTCAGGGTGCCGTTTCGCGTCGCGGTGTCCGTATGTGATGGACAAGTGCGGCGGCCGCATTCCGCCGCTGTTTGAAGCCGGTCCCGGCCATCGCTCGGCCTGCTGGCTGGAGGAGGAGAGACGATGA
- a CDS encoding ABC transporter permease — translation MKEIWYRFRKNKLALTGFLFIAAFALTALLASLVSPYDPYALGTQMLGAPSAKHWLGTDQLGRDILSRIVYGTRISLHVGAVSVSIALAAGVVMGVLAGYFGGKTDAVISRVVDVLFSIPDILLALAVMAVLGASTTNLMVAIGIVYTPIFARIARGAVLAMRDSLYIEAARSIGVGHLAIMRRHVLPNILGPVIVQVTLSFAFAILSEASLSFLGLGAEPDMPSWGVMLSEGKDWMESAWWIAVFPGIAITLAVLSFNILGDGLRDALDPRASQDA, via the coding sequence ATGAAAGAAATTTGGTACCGATTCCGCAAAAACAAACTGGCGCTGACGGGATTTCTCTTCATTGCCGCCTTCGCGCTGACGGCGCTGCTTGCTTCCCTGGTGTCGCCGTACGATCCGTATGCGCTCGGCACGCAGATGCTGGGCGCGCCCTCGGCCAAGCACTGGCTCGGCACGGATCAGCTCGGGCGGGACATTTTGTCGCGCATCGTATACGGAACGCGGATCTCTCTTCACGTCGGTGCGGTATCCGTCAGCATAGCGCTTGCCGCAGGTGTCGTGATGGGCGTGCTTGCCGGCTATTTCGGCGGTAAGACGGACGCCGTCATCTCGCGCGTCGTCGACGTCTTGTTCTCCATTCCCGATATTCTGCTCGCGCTTGCGGTAATGGCTGTACTTGGCGCCAGCACGACGAATCTGATGGTTGCGATCGGTATCGTCTATACGCCGATCTTCGCCCGTATCGCGCGCGGCGCCGTGCTTGCGATGAGAGATTCTCTCTATATCGAGGCGGCGCGCTCCATCGGCGTCGGCCATCTGGCGATCATGCGGCGGCATGTGCTGCCGAATATTTTGGGGCCGGTCATCGTTCAGGTGACGCTGTCGTTCGCATTTGCGATTTTGTCGGAGGCCTCCTTAAGCTTTCTCGGACTCGGCGCGGAGCCGGATATGCCTTCCTGGGGCGTCATGCTCAGCGAAGGCAAGGACTGGATGGAATCGGCCTGGTGGATCGCCGTATTCCCCGGCATCGCGATTACGCTGGCGGTGCTCAGCTTCAATATTCTGGGCGACGGGCTTCGCGATGCGCTGGACCCGCGCGCGTCCCAGGATGCCTGA
- a CDS encoding ABC transporter permease — MIRYIIRRLLITIPVLFGISVITFLLVRLIPGDTVTVLLGNRYNEQLAAEMMERYGLDKPLYVQYGIWISDVLRGDFGKSSFSGDPVLTSILERLPVTLELAVISVLFAVVIGIPLGVWAAYRRNSPPDYAATFLGLLGISVPGFWLGTLLVLFFSLKLGWFPSGGFTPLWQDPLDNLRRMAMPGVALGAAVSAVVMRMTRSTVLEVLDQDYMKMARAKGVPARLLVIRHALKNAMIPIITVLGIQIGYLIGGSVVIEQIFSLPGVGRLALQSITNRDYTLMQGTILFVAFCFVLINFVVDLIYALLNPRIRY, encoded by the coding sequence ATGATTCGGTACATTATCAGACGGCTGCTGATCACCATCCCCGTCCTGTTCGGCATATCGGTCATTACATTTCTGCTTGTCCGCTTGATTCCCGGCGATACGGTCACCGTACTGCTTGGAAACCGGTACAACGAGCAGCTGGCGGCAGAGATGATGGAGCGGTACGGGCTGGATAAACCGCTGTACGTGCAGTACGGCATCTGGATCTCGGACGTTCTTCGCGGCGATTTCGGCAAATCGTCCTTCAGCGGCGATCCGGTGTTGACCTCGATTCTCGAGCGGCTGCCGGTGACGCTGGAGCTGGCCGTCATCAGCGTCCTGTTCGCCGTCGTGATCGGCATTCCGCTCGGCGTCTGGGCCGCGTACCGCCGCAACAGTCCGCCGGATTATGCCGCCACCTTTCTCGGTCTGCTCGGCATTTCGGTGCCCGGCTTCTGGCTCGGAACGCTGCTGGTCCTCTTTTTCTCATTGAAGCTGGGCTGGTTTCCATCGGGCGGATTCACGCCGCTCTGGCAGGACCCGCTGGACAATTTGCGCCGTATGGCGATGCCCGGCGTTGCATTGGGGGCTGCTGTGTCCGCGGTTGTGATGCGGATGACCCGTTCGACGGTGCTTGAGGTGCTGGACCAGGACTATATGAAAATGGCGCGCGCCAAAGGGGTGCCGGCGCGTCTGCTCGTCATCCGCCACGCCTTGAAAAACGCGATGATTCCGATCATCACCGTGCTCGGCATCCAGATCGGTTATTTGATCGGCGGCTCGGTCGTCATTGAACAGATTTTTTCTTTGCCCGGCGTCGGCAGGCTGGCGCTGCAATCAATTACGAACCGTGATTATACGCTCATGCAGGGCACCATTCTGTTCGTTGCGTTCTGCTTCGTGCTCATCAACTTTGTCGTCGATCTAATTTACGCCCTGCTGAACCCGAGAATCCGTTACTAG